In Stenotrophomonas sp. 610A2, one DNA window encodes the following:
- a CDS encoding mandelate racemase/muconate lactonizing enzyme family protein translates to MSAVTRVETFILTVPRSTPYLGPLGAGERVNARGYLVRRGNGTLYPTVDRSVLVRVTTADGAIGWGETYGICAPRATCEIINDLLAPELLGREPEDVESIWDDLYGLMRVRGCGSGFHTDAIAALDIALWDLRARAQGKPLWALLGERRHERIAGYVSGLPAATVAEKIEMARGFAADGHTAFKVHAVVSHEGIAEEMAALREALGDEVELMVDLHWKFDHAQALQLAQQLQPSKLTFIEAPLKPEDVPGLIALGKDSPIPVAAGEEWPTEYVARPRIDGGSLAFVQPEMGHTGITQFLRIARLAAARGVQVAPHATIGGGIFMAASLQASAVIEGLWRHEWQHSIFSRSLRMLDTDMAYGRQGYQLPSGNGLGATPNALFWEHAEAIS, encoded by the coding sequence ATGAGTGCCGTCACCCGCGTCGAAACCTTCATCCTGACCGTGCCGCGCAGCACCCCTTACCTGGGCCCGTTGGGCGCGGGTGAGCGGGTCAATGCACGCGGCTACCTGGTGCGACGTGGCAACGGCACGCTGTATCCAACCGTGGACAGATCGGTACTGGTACGCGTGACCACGGCCGATGGTGCCATCGGCTGGGGCGAGACCTATGGCATCTGCGCACCGCGTGCGACCTGCGAAATCATCAACGACCTGCTCGCACCGGAACTGCTTGGGCGCGAGCCCGAGGACGTGGAATCCATCTGGGATGACCTGTACGGGCTGATGCGCGTACGCGGCTGTGGCAGCGGCTTCCACACCGATGCGATTGCCGCACTCGATATCGCACTGTGGGACCTGCGCGCACGCGCGCAGGGCAAGCCACTGTGGGCACTGCTGGGCGAACGCCGGCATGAGCGCATCGCCGGCTATGTGTCCGGCCTGCCGGCCGCCACCGTCGCCGAGAAGATCGAGATGGCGCGCGGCTTCGCTGCCGATGGCCACACCGCGTTCAAGGTGCACGCCGTTGTAAGCCATGAAGGCATCGCCGAGGAAATGGCGGCACTGCGCGAAGCCCTGGGCGACGAGGTCGAATTGATGGTCGACCTGCACTGGAAGTTCGATCACGCACAGGCACTGCAGCTGGCCCAGCAACTGCAGCCCAGCAAGTTGACCTTCATCGAGGCACCGTTGAAACCGGAAGACGTGCCCGGCCTGATCGCACTCGGCAAGGACAGTCCGATCCCGGTTGCTGCCGGCGAAGAGTGGCCCACCGAATACGTTGCACGGCCGCGCATCGACGGTGGCAGTCTTGCCTTCGTGCAGCCGGAGATGGGCCACACCGGCATCACCCAGTTCCTGCGCATTGCCCGCCTCGCCGCTGCGCGCGGCGTGCAGGTGGCACCGCACGCGACGATTGGCGGCGGCATCTTCATGGCGGCCAGCCTGCAGGCCTCCGCCGTGATCGAAGGCCTGTGGCGGCATGAGTGGCAGCATTCGATCTTCTCGCGCTCGCTGCGCATGCTCGACACCGACATGGCCTACGGCCGCCAGGGTTATCAGCTGCCCAGTGGCAATGGCCTGGGCGCCACACCCAACGCGTTGTTCTGGGAACACGCCGAAGCAATCAGCTGA
- a CDS encoding dihydrodipicolinate synthase family protein, with translation MAALQGVFPILPTIFTATGAIDEAGTEAVFEYLLAAGSAGVVFPGLASEYDMLSLEERLHLTACIGRWNRGRVPFIVGGSAKTLEDAVQVTRAGGQAGAAAAMVLTPHALAGDEDAMAAFFARLGEESGVAIMLQNAPAPMGIGLGVDALLSLATRVPAIRYVKEETMPSGHRITALSERAGDSVEAIFGGAGARYVLDELARGAVGTMPACEITEVHVAMLASHAAGDLETARVLFERTLPLLSMQAVFRWRLTKAVLLRRGLIASDHVRAPGPALDAYDQRELDTLLARIADLLPLDVVPGRLPRSPA, from the coding sequence ATGGCCGCTCTGCAAGGCGTCTTCCCGATTCTCCCCACGATCTTCACTGCCACTGGCGCCATCGACGAAGCCGGCACCGAAGCAGTGTTCGAGTACCTGCTGGCCGCAGGTTCCGCAGGCGTCGTGTTTCCCGGCCTGGCTAGCGAGTACGACATGCTCAGCCTGGAGGAGCGGCTGCACCTGACGGCCTGCATCGGCCGCTGGAACCGCGGCCGCGTGCCCTTCATCGTCGGCGGCAGCGCAAAGACGCTGGAGGACGCGGTGCAGGTCACCCGCGCTGGCGGCCAGGCCGGCGCGGCGGCGGCAATGGTGCTGACCCCGCATGCATTGGCCGGTGACGAAGATGCGATGGCGGCATTCTTCGCCCGCCTCGGCGAAGAATCCGGCGTCGCCATCATGTTGCAGAACGCACCGGCACCGATGGGCATCGGCCTTGGCGTGGACGCATTGCTGTCGCTGGCCACGCGCGTGCCTGCGATCCGTTACGTCAAGGAAGAAACCATGCCTTCCGGCCACCGCATCACCGCGCTGTCCGAGCGCGCTGGCGACTCGGTGGAAGCGATATTCGGCGGCGCCGGTGCCCGTTACGTCCTTGATGAGCTGGCCCGCGGCGCGGTCGGCACCATGCCTGCCTGCGAAATCACCGAGGTGCACGTGGCGATGCTGGCTTCGCATGCCGCCGGTGACCTGGAAACAGCGCGCGTGCTGTTCGAGCGCACCCTGCCCTTGCTGAGCATGCAGGCGGTGTTCCGCTGGCGCCTGACCAAGGCCGTGCTGCTGCGCCGCGGCCTGATTGCCAGCGACCATGTGCGTGCACCCGGCCCGGCACTGGATGCCTACGACCAGCGCGAACTGGATACCCTGTTGGCCCGCATCGCCGATCTGCTGCCGCTGGACGTGGTGCCCGGCCGCTTGCCACGGAGTCCTGCATGA